One window of the Bacillota bacterium genome contains the following:
- a CDS encoding ImmA/IrrE family metallo-endopeptidase, translated as TLAHEIGHIVLGHLTDFELTLLNRGGLKLSEYRVLEQEADWFAAELLAPIAILKFLGVRKTDEIKRVAKISCAAAVNRIYELENWGKSRLAREADHWFKSQFQLYLHQVPVCSKKQDFPINSVVRKLPEVSYILKKHPFVQVDQKKRFLVCPRCGNKNFSDDANYCKMCGLYLYNSCTRTEVESDSPSECGMINPGDARYCEYCGSPTRLLELGLLMTWEELIESQKEVAAGLDPSLQKESDNFLEDDFPDLDDFPEGDDLSDSLNDNFPF; from the coding sequence ACCCTGGCGCATGAGATCGGTCATATTGTATTGGGCCATTTAACGGATTTTGAACTAACACTCTTAAATCGGGGAGGCCTTAAACTATCAGAATACAGGGTGTTAGAGCAGGAGGCTGATTGGTTTGCCGCCGAACTCCTTGCTCCCATTGCTATCTTAAAGTTCTTGGGTGTGCGGAAAACCGACGAAATAAAAAGAGTTGCAAAGATTTCGTGCGCAGCTGCAGTAAACCGGATATACGAACTCGAAAACTGGGGTAAAAGCAGGCTGGCTCGCGAGGCGGATCACTGGTTTAAATCTCAGTTTCAACTTTACCTTCATCAAGTGCCTGTTTGTTCTAAGAAGCAGGATTTTCCTATTAATAGCGTTGTGAGAAAATTACCGGAGGTGAGTTACATTTTAAAAAAGCACCCTTTTGTTCAAGTCGATCAGAAAAAGCGTTTTTTAGTATGCCCACGCTGCGGCAACAAAAACTTTTCAGACGATGCAAATTATTGCAAAATGTGTGGATTATACCTTTACAATTCCTGCACGAGAACAGAAGTAGAAAGCGATTCTCCTTCCGAATGTGGTATGATAAATCCAGGAGATGCCCGTTACTGCGAATACTGTGGTTCTCCAACCAGGCTATTGGAATTGGGACTTCTCATGACCTGGGAAGAATTAATAGAATCTCAGAAGGAGGTGGCAGCGGGCTTAGATCCTTCCTTGCAAAAAGAATCCGACAACTTCTTAGAGGACGATTTCCCCGACCTTGACGATTTTCCAGAAGGTGATGATTTATCTGATTCATTGAATGATAACTTTCCATTTTAA